TTTGAGCTCTGAGGTTGTAAAACAATGGTTGAGAAGcttttatgaagaaaatgtcAGTGATGCAGGCAGAAGTTGCTATTTAGTGTTTCTAGATGGGCCAGTAACCACTTTGAACACCCAAATCTTCTTGTGGTAGTTCTAAGATGCTGTTAAGCATGTAATTGGAAATTAGCAAAAGATTTCAACAGTGACGCCAACTCCCATAAAGCATTGTGAATTATATAATGGACTCAGTCTACCTGCACTCCTGAACAACTTGTACATCCGTTTATTAGTGCTGTGCGATTAATTGATTTCAATTTTGGCTTCCAAAGACTATGGAAAAACAAGATAATCGAGGTAAAACGACTATTGTGCCGCTGCCACATTCAGTGGTGTGCTTTCGTTCGTCCCCAGGCCAAACTTAAAGGAttggttcacttcagaattaaaatttcctgataatttaatcacccccatgtcatgcaagatgtttgtctttctttcttcagtcgaaaagaaattaaggtttttgagggaaacattccaggatttttctccatatagtgaacTTCAATGGGGAGCAACAGTTTGAAGGTCCAGATttcagcttcaaaggactctacacaatcccagacaaggaataagggtcttgtctagtgaaacaatcagccattttctaaaaaaaaaaaaaaaaaaaaaaaaattatgcttttaaccacaaatgcttatctTGCTCTtgcacagaaatattaaaaaatatttcgaCATTCCaaagaacaaatgaaaaaaataattaattttgatttcttggtgactgaacacacacacacacacacacacacatttatatatatatatatatatatatatatatatatatatatatatatatatatatatatataaaatataaaagacaaaaacatgtctTTGTTTACATTTTGGGTCTGGTCGGTTTTTAGGGCTGCAAGATTTATCGTGATTAAACCACgcgcgatttggcaaaggctgcgattatttaatgcgcagcttgtcagagctgtacggctctgtgatcagtagtaaatcttctccatctgaaagccagagggcgctcttgcgcagaaactccaaatatgccctgccgtagaaatagaaaaaaaagacatcattccaggaaatccctatgggcatcattctgtcgctgtagctgaataaacagaagattgaaacactttgattaattaaacatgactaataaacacatgaagaaacatcatctcacagaaggatgctcaactgttttcatgaagtgagtttggagtaaaaacatattattaaatgttattaaatgttgtcttttgttggacaagatgttaataaatgcttctcatgtctggaaagacgtttaacgcgtgttgctttttcaaatgtacattataagcgactcaaactcgcagtgctttcagatggattagcatttggagccatagttcattgacaagctgcggataaaaaaataatcgcagcctttgtgaTTTCATTATCGCACTAAGAATCACGTTTAAGCGCGATTTCAATGTCGTTTTTTGTATCGTGCgataaatcatgcagccctagtttGGATCTAGTCATTATTgaccttttttaatatttctgtgaaataaatgcaggaAAAATACTTAAAGAACCATGGCCAAAATGTGGGTTGTCACTGTTCATTTCTAGAGCGTATAATTAAGATGAAGTTCTGTTGCCACTCCATGAATATTTACAGATTCTGTATATTTCTTTCAGTTTATTTACGATGACAAGATTTTGTGGTAAGTGAACCTCTGTCTGAGTATACCTAATCTTGACGGGTTGAAGGCAgagatctgattggctgtctcCTCCTCTGTCTCTGCAGGTGGGAGAGTCTGATACTGATTTTCATGTATCTTGGCTACATCATCATCATGAAGTGAGTCCTCCATTTTTGTATACTCATTTAAACGTCtgattctttattttaattaaaacaaccATTTAGCCTTCaagcatttttaaattatttatcattcatttttaaaatatttatcatttatcattgcATTAATACTTAActgtttaaataattaaaggagTGTGTTAGCGATGTACACTGGTATCGAAATCAAGGTATTGAATCCTTAATTTTTGCTGGCATCAGCGTACTGAAATGCTACTTTGATGTGCTGAattaaggtgcggtcacattgtTGTTTGGTGAATTTTTTTCTGGGTGAAATTATTGGTTTGAAAGAGTTGTGCTTCATATATCGCTTCACTACTGACAATGGACTGAACTTACACCAAAATTTCACTGTGTCCACACCTTTGGTGTTCAGATTGTTTAAAtcagtttgtggttttaatttttataatttatttttaaaggtttaacACTAGCATGCAGAACTACTTTGTGGGGAAGGAAGACAAGGGCGTTGGCAACGGTAACACGGTCATCAGCGAGATGGAGGATGGTAATGAATGTTATGGGCAGTTTTGGGATGATGCATCATGGCCGTTACTCAGCCCAGGTAAGGGTAACTAGACAGGCTTCCTCATGGGATAGCGACTAACCCTCTGCTGCTTGCAACAAAGTCGGATCTTGTTCTCTTCAAATTAATTCCACTCTACTATCTGTATGTCTTCTGTTTGTAAAACCTACGCCAACAGCACTTACTGAATGCGTAGCCGTCTGACATCTCTTATGAGAGGCTGACACTttgcttccttgctgaataaccGCGGTGCGCTTTCTGTTTCAGAGTGCGGTGTCCTGTAGTGCAGCTCTAACTGTTGTGCTGCGTGGCGGTCTCTGTCACCCCCCTGCTGAAGCCTGTCTGTTTAGCCTTACTAAATCTGCCCTGGCTCCTGTCTTATCCTGCAgtgctctctgtgtgtgtgtgtgtgtgtgtgtgtgtgtgtgtgtgtgtgtgttcatgtcttACTCCTAGTACCAGTGATACATCCTTCCATTCGTGTACAAAATGGTATCTGTCACTGTGCCTGTATGATAAGGTTTGTATTCATTTGAGGTTTTTTTTGAAGATATCTTCCAAGGACAAAGGCAGGTGAAATATATAGATATGGTAACGTCAACAATAAATCATAATTTAGAATGTTTCTGGTGTTATTGTGCAGTTTATCGGCGCATGTAGTTCCaaagaaaaacatcttcataatatttaatcaaaatgtcataattgcTCTGCTTCTAAAATGACTTTCCTTTTCGGGTGTAGTCACCAAACCCTATTATTTTAACACCTCCCCTTTGTATACCTGTCATACCGAAACcactttataatatatatatatatatatatatatatatatatatatatatacacacacacacacatactatcTCACAgtagtgagtacacccctcacatttttgtaaatattttattatatcttttcatgtgacaacactgaagaaatgacactttgctacaatgtaaagtagtgagtgtacagcttgtataacagtgtaaatttgctgtcccctcaaaataactcaacgcacagccattaatgtctaaaccgctggccacaaaagtgagtacacccctaagtgaaaatgtccaaattgggcccaaagtgtcaagaatttgtgtggccaccattattttccagcactgccttaaccctcttgggcatggagttcaccagagcttcacaggttgccactggagtttTCTTCccctcctccatgacgacatcacggagctggtggatgtttgagaccttgcgctcctccaccttccgtttgaggatgccccacagatgctcaatagggtttaggtctggagacatgcttggccagtccatcacctttaccttcaggttctttagcaaggcaggggtcgtcttggaggtgtgtttggggtcgttatcatgttggaatactgccctgcggcccagtctccgaagggaggggatcatgctctgttggcattcatggttccctcaatgaactgtagctccccagtgccggcagcactcatgcagccccacaccatgacactcccaccaccatgcttgactgtaggcaagacacacttgtctttgtactcctcacctggttgccgccacacacacttgacaccatctgaaccaaataagtttatcttggtctcatcagaccacaggacatggttccttagtctgcttgtcttcagcaaactgtttgcaggctttcttgtgcatcatctttagaagaggcttccttctgggacgacagccatgcagaccaatttgatgcagtgtgcagcgtatggtctgagcactgacaggctgaccagcggctgtgtgttgagttattttgaggggacagcaaatttacactgttatacaagctgtacactcactactttacattgtagcaaagtgtcatttcttcagtgttgtcacatgaaaagatctaataaaatatttacaaaaatgtgaggggtgtactcatttctgagatatatatattgccaaaagttttacgcctgcctttacatgcacatgaactttaatgacatcccattcttaatccgtagggtttaatatggagttgacccaccctttgcagctattacagcttcaactcttctgggaaggctttccacaaagtttaggagtgtgtttatgggaatttttgaccattcttctagaagcgcatttgtgaggtcaggcagtgatgttggacgagaaggcctggttcgcagtctccgctctaattcatcccaaaggtgttctatcgggttgaggtcaggactctgtggccttccactttgtggctgagttgctgttgttcccagttgcttccactttgttataataccactaacagttgaccgtggaatatttagtagtgaggaaatttcacaaatggacttattacacaggtggcaacctatcacggtaccacgcttgaattcactgagctcctgagagcaacccattctttcacaaatgtttgtagaagcagtctgcatgcctaggtgcttgattttatacacctgtggccatagaagtgattgaaacacctgaattcaatgatttggaggggtgtcccaatacttttggcaatatagtgtggtgtgtgtgtgtgtgtgtgtgtgtgtggattttTGGTGGTGTAAAATAATTCTGGGTCAGTGTGTTTGTCTATATGTTGTTGATAGTTTATTGGCAGTTGAGCTCTTCCTGTGACGTCCAGCTGTAATCTGGAGGATGGCTGAGAATTTCATTTCATGTCAGTATTCTATGTGTTGATGGTTTCTGACAGTATCCTGAGGGGCTCAGAGGTGGGCCTACAGTCTATCCCAGCAGGAATCAGTCTCTCACTGACAGACAGGACTTTAGATTGAAAATTGTGACatcctttttcttttgagtGTTTGCGTTTATTGTCCTGCTGGTTTCTGTGCACCACTGttgtggttttatttatttttttggtctcTCGGGGCAGGTTTGACaggtgtgcgtgtgcgtgtgtatgaACAAATACTGTATATGCTGTGTGTTTTAGGCATGAGTACCATCATGTAGGTACacttacaaatgttttttttcttcgtgTCCATAGTAAAGCCCAGTAAAACATACACTAGGGGCTCTGTTGTGATGGTGGACGAGATGATAAATTCAAGCCCTCCACATTATCGGTTCCCCGAGGCCGGCCTCAGGGTCATGATCACCAACCATTTTGGACCCAAGACACGTCTGCGCATGGCAAGCCGACTTATCATCCATGAGGTAAGAAAATACGCCTCTGAGAAAATAAGTTAATAATCCACAAAAATCTGTGGGTTATGGTGGTTTTAACACAGGAACTTACTTATCCTCATGacatttttctgtggaacacaaaagatattttggaatttttatttttttttttttttttcttggtccatacaatgaaagtcagtggaagttcagtgttgttttggaccataaaataaaaaataaaaataaaaaaagaaaaaaatggacaaaattcaaaatttctacttttgtgtttcacagcaaaaagaaagtcatacaggtttggaccagtatgagggtgagtaaatgatgacatagcTTTCATTATTCTTTCaaggaacagttcaccaaaaaatgcttttgtccatcattaaaaaaaaataataataatatcggGTCCAATTTTCTATTTTTCGCATCCATAGCAagcattttgagaggtgttttgacaattcagagccaccatACAAGCAAATGCCataattatacaaatattattAGCTATAGCACACAAAATAATGCCTGGTGCGCACCTTTCCGATGCCACAGTttgctgtgtgtgtctgtacctTAGACATATACTGCCAGTCTCTGTTCAGGATGAGTTGGTTCACGGAAATTGGTGGTCTTCTTTTTAATATGTGGCTCCAGTATcgctagcaaagcatcaaactgatcCACTGACGTCCTCAAGTAAACTTTGAATCGCTTGGGATAATCCCACAGCTTCTTGATAAGgaggtggaactctccttcctctctacgCAACCTCAGGATTGGATGGActcaatatttcctctttcttccCTTTTTATAGAAGAGGACAACAAAATCATTCTCACTGCTTGAATTTTTTCGCAACAGATTAATTAATCAGATTCAGTGTGCAAGGTTTCTGTGTGTGACATTTTTAGAATGACGAATACGAAAAAACGCATATGAAAATTTTGGACTCAGTGTGCAGGGACCTTTATTCTCTCTAAAATCTCTATAAGACTTTCTTTTCTGCTGATGTCACCAATGTGCCCCCTTCACAACTTTAAGTATCTAGAGAACTTTTCAGAATACGTTAAATTCATGATGGATAAAATTAAGGCCCATCTTACTTATTGttcctttttcaaacattaTCTTTTACTTggaaaatgtcacaatgcagAATTAAAATGGGTCGTGAATGCTGATTCATGTTGAATTCAACCGATGTGAGTCAGTTGTAGATTTTAAGGGCTTCAAATGCAGCTCATCCATTCAGAATTAGGAGTCTGTTCTATTATAGTGTATTTAACCCTGGCAACCCAGAGATTGGATTATAAACCGGAGTTCTGAATAGCTTATGCGCCAGTCTTTGTTGGTTAACTCAGCGCTGTGGAGTTCTCTCATCAGGTAGCCCAGTTCTTGGTGTGAGGCTGATTAAACTGTTTCTATAAATATCCACATGCTGGAATTCAAAGAATTGTGTTAGAAATTCAAACCCCTTCTACAAAGACTGCTGAGGAATTTGATAGAGACATGTCAGCTAGTTAAGAAAGAAATGAGGCTGGGAATGGTGTTAAACTGATCATGGATGAACGTTATGGACACAAGGTTGTCAGTGTTCTCAGTATAACATTTCAAGGAACAGATCATGCAGAAATCGAACAAAATCTGatatttattgcttttatgttgtttctaaCTAATAtgtgttttggaaaaaataGCACCATACTGGCTGGGAATAACTAgtcctttaaaatatcttaattgaaAAGAGTGGGATTGTGAGGTAGCgtttttttgaagtttttgctttttatacATGCAGCAGCAGCGGCTGGTGAAGACAGCCAATGGGGTGGACGCAGTGCTGGTGGCTGATAAGAAAGCTGACACCATGGAAAATGGCAGCATAGTGGAGGACAAACTCGCTGAGGAGCTGGAGAGTGAGATGTCATCTCCTTTCAGCTTGCCTGGTGAGGCGGTTTAACACATTAGCACATCGTATGCGGTGGCATCTGAAATGTATAGCTATTCACACAGTTCTTATTCTGTCTTTACCAACAAGGTTCCTatggttattaaaaaaaaacttgaaatatCAAGGTATTTaaaaattagtaaatcatggaatttgaaaagtttgaggtcagcaAGGACACAAACCGATCAAAGTGACCGTAAAGACTTTTACAGTGCATTGTTGCAAAAgatgtctatttcaaataaatgctgttttttttatttttcaaagaaccttgaaaaaaatgtaagtttctAAAAATTAATCAgaacaattgttttcaacattgataataagaagaaatgtttcttgagcaccaaataagcatattagaatgatttctgaaggatcatgtgacactgaagactggagtaatgttgcTGAAAACTCTTCCCAGAGTGAGATATCATCGGTCACAgtatattttgtgtttgtttttggtgCTTTGTGAATGTGCCCGGTACAGTAAGAACACTGAATTGACTGAACAATGCACAGGGTTTAACTCTGTGTGTGAggtcaattgtgagaaaatcacATGACAAAGGATCTTTTTACTTGTTTCTTGAGCTGTGCTTTCATCTGAGATATGTTCTGTGCTGCCTGCACAGTGAACCTCTAAGTCACCATAAATAAAAGGACAGGATGATCAAATTAATGCCATGAACATAAAAAGAAGCTTTTTTTGTAAATGCTTAATTGGTGATGTGTTGTACCATGTGACTGCAGGGGGCAGTTTGGATAAAGTGAAGTTTTTCATTTCCTGGCCCATTTTGGTGTTGCTGTTCTTCACTGTGCCCAACTGTGCCAAGCCGCGGTGGGAGCGCTGCTTCATGCTGTCCTTCTTCCTCTCGACTCTGTGGATAGCTATCTTCTCCTATATCATGGTGTGGATGGTGAGTTCCTTTTGTGTATGTAAGCATTTGTATTTggaaactattttttttcctctgctttatttaatttaatttatttaaacgtAAGGAATTGTTTAAATGCTGCATATTTAAAATCTTAACACATGAAGTTAAGTAACCACTAGGAGTTTAACAGTGCATGTATTCGTTCCGAACCGACACTGTACGGACGTCACGGtacggtgcatacagtcagatgacGAATACAGTCACATGCGATTCACCCTCctatccagaagggggcgcacgAGGTActgcaacactgtttgctaatggccacaacaggaaaaagcgcagaagaataacagatgtgtttgtgtaatctctcaaccagtgtttcaaccacggaaagtcatcaataaaacagcttgagaataatatctcacgtagcattacatttacccaggcaagtcatttaggccccatttacactgCATGGTTCAAGTgtaaatggtttttttttttttttttttttttcttttcctcccaTGTGGCACAGATCGGATATGAGCCACGACCGTGTAAGCAGGAAAAAAGTGCATGTATTCTGATTTTCACAGATCAgtttcaggcctcattcatatgtggaaataaatcagATATGAATCGGATACGTGCGTTTGCGCCTGCCATGTAACTGGACAGATCGGATATTCCCCTGTAAATGCGACTCCTGCGTCATTGAAaagtgaggttttttttttttttttttttaacatttcacagTACAGACATACCTATAACAAATGGAACATCACTAGTTGACTGGCAGagtattcatttcatttgtttgtgttaaataaaaggCGATCTGATGTTGAAATGTGTTGCTCTTGAAATCACACTAAGTGCTCGTTGCCACTGTTGTCAGTGACGACGGCTCGTGCACAGACGCACGCTTCAGTCCCGTTGTGGAGACTCTACCTATTCATTCCATTGAAACCACAAAATAAAAAGCACACAAACTTGTACCTGCCCTTTTATATGCAATGACTGATGAACGCATTGGTTTTAATGACTAAAAAAACCTAGTATAGGACGGCGGATTTGAACCAGAAGCTGTGACGTTTAACAAATATCTAACCGAGTATTATTCAACTCGCACGCTTCCAGCAGAGCTGCGTTCGTATACTGTCGTGAAGAATTTGTATTTTGATGTTGGTATGTAACTATTGCATTAAAGTGTTTCTATATGAATTCCACGTCAATAAATTAAACTCAATGTACCATTGAAATTGATTTGTgatgtcatatttaattttttttgatacGTTTCGCCAAGTGCAGTGTAAAAAGGAGACATCAGATACAGGCCACTTTTATGTGTAAACTTttatgtgtttaaaatgtaagcaCGTCATCCAAAAAAATcggatatggtcaaaagatcagatctgtgcattaagtcttgcagtgtaaatgcggccttagtgtccacagcatgttagttcactagagaaatggagcatttcactaaatatatgcactatattagcttatatattcattatatttactttatctgttagtaatgtcttattcaatatgtttaaataaaattgtcagtaaaacaatgtgaaaagcgctatacaaataaacttgaatatGCGTTTCAAATGCGTAGTTtgtgaaattgtttttttttttttttcctctctaaATTTATTTAGACCCCCTGGGGGGTCCTCGGATGCCAGTTTGAAAATGTCTCTGTTTTGGCTTAATTTAGGTCATGCTGCTTGCAGGCATGTTTCATCACTATTCCTGTAAGAGTCTGAATTTCTTTGAGGCTCATTCATGTGGGTTGCTGTGTGCAGGTCACAATCGTTGGATACACACTTGGAATCCCAGATGTCATTATGGGTATAACTTTCCTGGCTGCTGGCACCAGCGTTCCCGACTGCATAGCCAGTCTTATTGTTGCACGGCAAGGTGCAGCTCTTCCTTGTTTCTATTTCTTGGTTTTCTTACCTTTTATTTATCTCTCATCCATGTTGAGCTTACTTTCCTGCTCTGGATTTGTTTCTTTCTGTGCTCAGGCCTGGGGGACATGGCTGTCTCAAACTCGATTGGCAGCAACGTCTTTGATATCCTGGTTGGGCTCGGCGTTCCCTGGGGCATCCAGACAATGGCTGTCAACTATGGCTCTGTGGTATCTGTCTTTGTCACTCCTtaaacatgcatacacacacacacacacacacacacacacacacacactcacactcacactcacacacacacacacacacacacacactcacacacacactcacactcccCCAAAGACTGTAAAAtgaccttttatttttttgtgtcctATTTAGGTTCAAATTAACAGTAGAGGATTGGTTTACTCTGTTGTTCTGCTACTGGGTTCAGTTGCATTAACGGTGAGTAAATGTGAAGAACAATTCACCTCACAAATGTACTACATGGCCAAAAGTACTGTATGTGGACAcctcattttagttttaattaggCCCCCTAATTcacaaaacttattttaaaaggtCTATGTCTGGGTATATAGATTTGATTCTGATTAATTTGGGTGTATTTCTGTTATATTTTGCTTgtgtatataaaacaaatactctctctgcacattttaaattataccaGGCAGTGTTTCAGATAAATTCAAACTGTTAATTCCTTTTTGAACTCCTTTGAACTGAAAGAACTTACTCCTAAGAGACACTGGTTTTGGGAATCAGGCTACACTGTTTGGATTTACTGCAGGGTCCCAACTAGAGGTTGACCAATAATGAATTTTACAGATAACAGTAACGGTAACCTGGAAAATAACTGATTAATCcactgatattttttaaaatcatgaaaaaaaaaaaaactcaaaaacattttgtacaTCAAAAGACCTGAACTTTATTACAAAATTAATAATGACTTTACAATGTTTTGCACCCAGTATGGAAGGGTGCGGAAAGAGGCCAGTGCCATCAGGGAACACTGTTATGAAGGGGTGTACCATGTTTAGGTAAGGTATGTGGCATGTGTCAAAAATCCCAATCTATAATTTCCTAGAAGAACGTTGCCCAGAGCATGACACTCCCTCCACCATCGTCGTCATCCCACACTGCATCCTGGTGGCATCACTTCCCCAGGTAAACGGCACACGTACATATCCGTTGACGTGATGCAAAAGAAAACcggactcatcagaccaggcgaCCTTCTTTcactgctccaaggtccagatCCGACACTTGTGTGCCCATTGTAGGGCACTCTGATCGGTCTGCGGCTACACAGCCTC
This window of the Ctenopharyngodon idella isolate HZGC_01 chromosome 17, HZGC01, whole genome shotgun sequence genome carries:
- the slc24a4a gene encoding sodium/potassium/calcium exchanger 4a isoform X5, producing MAIAGENETDEKNCTQPAIHEFPEDVFTNKQRTQGAVLLHIFAALYMFLALAIVCDDYFVTSLEKICEKLHLSEDVAGATFMAAGSSAPELFASIIGVFITHGDVGVGTIVGSAVFNILCIIGVCGIFAGQVVYLTKYAVFRDSIYYIFSVVALIAFIYDDKILWWESLILIFMYLGYIIIMKFNTSMQNYFVGKEDKGVGNGNTVISEMEDGNECYGQFWDDASWPLLSPVKPSKTYTRGSVVMVDEMINSSPPHYRFPEAGLRVMITNHFGPKTRLRMASRLIIHEQQRLVKTANGVDAVLVADKKADTMENGSIVEDKLAEELESEMSSPFSLPGGSLDKVKFFISWPILVLLFFTVPNCAKPRWERCFMLSFFLSTLWIAIFSYIMVWMVTIVGYTLGIPDVIMGITFLAAGTSVPDCIASLIVARQGLGDMAVSNSIGSNVFDILVGLGVPWGIQTMAVNYGSVVQINSRGLVYSVVLLLGSVALTVLGIHVNRWRLDFKLGVYVLVLYAIFLCFSVMIEYNVFTFVNLPMCHEEL
- the slc24a4a gene encoding sodium/potassium/calcium exchanger 4a isoform X4, translating into MTQPQTTTELEQSFSISKKNMITKIFKVRKRREMLFVQVCFICSVLFLAWCMSVLLTKTGHGLVLQEGFAAPRDHLGRRLMAIAGENETDEKNCTQPAIHEFPEDVFTNKQRTQGAVLLHIFAKLHLSEDVAGATFMAAGSSAPELFASIIGVFITHGDVGVGTIVGSAVFNILCIIGVCGIFAGQVVYLTKYAVFRDSIYYIFSVVALIAFIYDDKILWWESLILIFMYLGYIIIMKFNTSMQNYFVGKEDKGVGNGNTVISEMEDGNECYGQFWDDASWPLLSPVKPSKTYTRGSVVMVDEMINSSPPHYRFPEAGLRVMITNHFGPKTRLRMASRLIIHEQQRLVKTANGVDAVLVADKKADTMENGSIVEDKLAEELESEMSSPFSLPGGSLDKVKFFISWPILVLLFFTVPNCAKPRWERCFMLSFFLSTLWIAIFSYIMVWMVTIVGYTLGIPDVIMGITFLAAGTSVPDCIASLIVARQGLGDMAVSNSIGSNVFDILVGLGVPWGIQTMAVNYGSVVQINSRGLVYSVVLLLGSVALTVLGIHVNRWRLDFKLGVYVLVLYAIFLCFSVMIEYNVFTFVNLPMCHEEL
- the slc24a4a gene encoding sodium/potassium/calcium exchanger 4a isoform X1; its protein translation is MTQPQTTTELEQSFSISKKNMITKIFKVRKRREMLFVQVCFICSVLFLAWCMSVLLTKTGHGLVLQEGFAAPRDHLGRRLMAIAGENETDEKNCTQPAIHEFPEDVFTNKQRTQGAVLLHIFAALYMFLALAIVCDDYFVTSLEKICEKLHLSEDVAGATFMAAGSSAPELFASIIGVFITHGDVGVGTIVGSAVFNILCIIGVCGIFAGQVVYLTKYAVFRDSIYYIFSVVALIAFIYDDKILWWESLILIFMYLGYIIIMKFNTSMQNYFVGKEDKGVGNGNTVISEMEDGNECYGQFWDDASWPLLSPVKPSKTYTRGSVVMVDEMINSSPPHYRFPEAGLRVMITNHFGPKTRLRMASRLIIHEQQRLVKTANGVDAVLVADKKADTMENGSIVEDKLAEELESEMSSPFSLPGGSLDKVKFFISWPILVLLFFTVPNCAKPRWERCFMLSFFLSTLWIAIFSYIMVWMVTIVGYTLGIPDVIMGITFLAAGTSVPDCIASLIVARQGLGDMAVSNSIGSNVFDILVGLGVPWGIQTMAVNYGSVVQINSRGLVYSVVLLLGSVALTVLGIHVNRWRLDFKLGVYVLVLYAIFLCFSVMIEYNVFTFVNLPMCHEEL
- the slc24a4a gene encoding sodium/potassium/calcium exchanger 4a isoform X3, whose amino-acid sequence is MTQPQTTTELEQSFSISKKNMITKIFKVRKRREMLFVQVCFICSVLFLAWCMSVLLTKTGHGLVLQEGFAAPRDHLGRRLMAIAGENETDEKNCTQPAIHEFPEDVFTNKQRTQGAVLLHIFAALYMFLALAIVCDDYFVTSLEKICEKLHLSEDVAGATFMAAGSSAPELFASIIGVFITHGDVGVGTIVGSAVFNILCIIGVCGIFAGQVVYLTKYAVFRDSIYYIFSVVALIAFIYDDKILWWESLILIFMYLGYIIIMKFNTSMQNYFVGKEDKGVGNGNTVISEMEDVKPSKTYTRGSVVMVDEMINSSPPHYRFPEAGLRVMITNHFGPKTRLRMASRLIIHEQQRLVKTANGVDAVLVADKKADTMENGSIVEDKLAEELESEMSSPFSLPGGSLDKVKFFISWPILVLLFFTVPNCAKPRWERCFMLSFFLSTLWIAIFSYIMVWMVTIVGYTLGIPDVIMGITFLAAGTSVPDCIASLIVARQGLGDMAVSNSIGSNVFDILVGLGVPWGIQTMAVNYGSVVQINSRGLVYSVVLLLGSVALTVLGIHVNRWRLDFKLGVYVLVLYAIFLCFSVMIEYNVFTFVNLPMCHEEL
- the slc24a4a gene encoding sodium/potassium/calcium exchanger 4a isoform X2, which produces MTQPQTTTELEQSFSISKKNMITKIFKVRKRREMLFVQVCFICSVLFLAWCMSVLLTKTGHGLVLQEGFAAPRDHLGRRLMAIAGENETDEKNCTQPAIHEFPEDVFTNKQRTQGAVLLHIFAALYMFLALAIVCDDYFVTSLEKICEKLHLSEDVAGATFMAAGSSAPELFASIIGVFITHGDVGVGTIVGSAVFNILCIIGVCGIFAGQVVYLTKYAVFRDSIYYIFSVVALIAFIYDDKILWWESLILIFMYLGYIIIMKFNTSMQNYFVGKEDKGVGNGNTVISEMEDGNECYGQFWDDASWPLLSPVKPSKTYTRGSVVMVDEMINSSPPHYRFPEAGLRVMITNHFGPKTRLRMASRLIIHEQRLVKTANGVDAVLVADKKADTMENGSIVEDKLAEELESEMSSPFSLPGGSLDKVKFFISWPILVLLFFTVPNCAKPRWERCFMLSFFLSTLWIAIFSYIMVWMVTIVGYTLGIPDVIMGITFLAAGTSVPDCIASLIVARQGLGDMAVSNSIGSNVFDILVGLGVPWGIQTMAVNYGSVVQINSRGLVYSVVLLLGSVALTVLGIHVNRWRLDFKLGVYVLVLYAIFLCFSVMIEYNVFTFVNLPMCHEEL